CGGGGGACCCCCCGGATTGCCAACCGGCTGCTCAAGCGAATCCGAGATTTCGCCCAGGTTGAGGGCGGGGGTAAAATCGATCTTGCCGTGGCCAGGCGTTCACTGGAGCGCTTGGAAGTGGACGAGATTGGATTGGACAGTTCAGATCGCCGGATGCTGTTGACAGTAATTGAGAAGTTTGATGGCGGCCCAGTTGGTGTGGAAACACTGGCAGCAGCCATCAGCGAAGAGGTAACAACGATAGAAGACGTCTACGAACCATATATGCTGCAGCTGGGCTTTCTTCAACGTACCCCCCGCGGGCGGATAATTACGGCGGCTGCCTATGCCCATCTGGGTGTAAAAGCGATTACGCAGCCCAAGCTTTGGGATGATGAGTCTCTGTCGGATAAAGAGTAATTTATTGCCTACAGCAAAACCCCCATTTTTTGAGTTAACTCAACGAATAATTTTAAGGAGGGGTGGAAGTGACCGAAAAACAAGTGCATACCTCCACCCTTCAGGCAATACGTGACGGTGATGAGCAGGCCAGGCAGAAATTGCTGCAGCAATACTTGCCATTAATAATCAAAACTGCGTCGGGATTGACCGGCAGGTATCTGCGTGTGGGGCAGGATGAAGAGATTAGCATTGGTCTGATGGCTGTAAATGAGGCGATTGACAAATATAATCCCGAGCGGGGTGCCAGTTTCACCAGCTTCGCATCATTGGTGATTAAGAACCGGCTCAAAGATTACCTGCGTACCCAGAGAAATCTCGAAATTCCCGCCAGCGCAGTTGCAGAAGATCTTCCCCCCCTGGACGCACGTCAGGCGTGGACGGATTTTCTTGACCGGCAGCACCAGGAAAACCGCCGGGTTGAGGTTACCCACTATGTACAAGCCCTGGCTCGTTACAATCTGGATTTAAAACAACTTGCCGCTGCTACGCCTCGTCACAAGCAGGCGCGACAACGGGCGTGTCAGGCTGCCCGGATTTTGGCTGGAGACCCTCAATTGGCTCGGATTGTCCGGACCAAAGGCGAGTTGCCCTTGAAACAACTAGAGGGACTTCTGCCTGTAAGTCGTAAAACACTAGAACGGCAACGAAAATACATATTGGCATTGTTCATTCTGATTTCCGGCAACTACCAATATCTGAACGAATATCTTCCCGGAGGGGCTGAAGAGCTATGAGCAAACAGGCAGTAGTTCTGGACCTCAACAAAAAATCTATTTCACTGCTCACTGATGATGGCGCGTTTGTCTCTGTGCCAGCTGGGCAGCTTCCTTCTGCCCGGTATATTGGGCAGCATGTTGTGGTACCGGAAGTTAGAAAAGTCAGTTCGTTGCGCCTATCGTTGGTGGCTGCCGCCTGTGTGTTGTTGATCTTCTTTGTCCACGGGTTCCAGGCGCCGATGGCTTACGCCTCGATAACTCTGGATGGCAGCTCCAGCATCGAGCTGGTTGTGGATAGAAACTTGAAGCTTCTGGGTGTGACAGGTTTAAACAGTGGCGGGCGTGAGTTTCTTGATGATTACACCGACCTGGACCCAGATGTAGATATGCTGGTGGCAGCGTTCACCGCCTGGTCACGCAGCCAGGGTGACCAGATCTTGTTGGTCAGCACCACTCCTCTGTCGGAGCGGGGCGGTGTGTCAGAGTTTGTGGCCCAGCTTGTCTCTGCCTGGGACGGCATTGACGCATTGCTGATGGAGATTACGCCGGAAGCCCGGGTCGAGGCCGGAAAACATGAACTAAGCGCGTCACGGGCGCTTGTGTTGGCGGCGATG
The DNA window shown above is from Bacillota bacterium and carries:
- the sigI gene encoding RNA polymerase sigma-I factor yields the protein MEVTEKQVHTSTLQAIRDGDEQARQKLLQQYLPLIIKTASGLTGRYLRVGQDEEISIGLMAVNEAIDKYNPERGASFTSFASLVIKNRLKDYLRTQRNLEIPASAVAEDLPPLDARQAWTDFLDRQHQENRRVEVTHYVQALARYNLDLKQLAAATPRHKQARQRACQAARILAGDPQLARIVRTKGELPLKQLEGLLPVSRKTLERQRKYILALFILISGNYQYLNEYLPGGAEEL